The following coding sequences lie in one Lolium perenne isolate Kyuss_39 chromosome 2, Kyuss_2.0, whole genome shotgun sequence genomic window:
- the LOC127321095 gene encoding uncharacterized protein codes for MATRRQDAIVADYDVAIVGAGISGINFAYRLQERNPELSYCILDGRHQVGGTWSLFQYPGVRSDSDLYTFGFPWRPWEEKQPIARGSLILKYLEASAAEAGIDNKIKFNHRVNSMDWSSASSTWTLKVTAGAGVVSMRVRFVLLGTGYYDYDEPLEACIPGIDRFRGAVVHPQFWPRDLDYTGKNVVVIGSGATAVTLLPSMADKAAHTTMLQRSPTYILALPENDPLDRAARLLLPGALARRLIRFKWILSAFLLATLCRWFPRLVRAVILWRTSRELPSGTGMKPHFTPRYNPWEQRMCISPGGDFFRCLRAGKASVETGVIEQVTENTIRLESGRELHPDIIVTATGLKVQLAGGIDVSLDGRPVHMLDCYSWKGCMLENLPNLFYFMGYVNASWTLGADATAQLVCRLLNRITSDGFAHIVPRLSEAEKSTMSELPFLPLNSTYVHKGKNVFPKVGNINPWLPRSYYWKDLANAWWGDVQSGLEWSR; via the coding sequence ATGGCTACCCGACGCCAGGATGCGATTGTTGCGGACTATGATGTCGCCATCGTTGGCGCGGGTATCTCCGGCATCAATTTCGCGTACAGGCTGCAGGAGCGCAACCCGGAGCTGAGCTACTGCATCCTCGATGGGCGGCACCAGGTGGGCGGGACGTGGAGCCTGTTCCAGTACCCAGGCGTCCGGTCGGATTCCGACCTGTACACGTTCGGCTTCCCATGGCGGCCGTGGGAGGAGAAGCAGCCCATCGCCCGCGGCTCGCTCATCCTCAAGTACCTCGAGGCATCCGCCGCTGAGGCGGGCATCGACAACAAGATCAAGTTCAACCATCGGGTCAACAGCATGGACTGGTCCTCGGCATCCTCGACCTGGACGCTCAAGGTGACGGCCGGCGCCGGCGTCGTCTCCATGCGCGTCCGGTTCGTGCTGCTCGGCACGGGATACTACGACTACGACGAGCCGCTCGAGGCCTGCATCCCCGGAATAGACAGGTTCCGGGGCGCCGTCGTCCACCCCCAGTTCTGGCCCCGGGACCTGGACTACACCGGCAAGAACGTCGTCGTCATCGGGTCCGGCGCCACCGCCGTCACGCTGCTCCCCAGCATGGCCGACAAGGCCGCGCACACGACCATGCTGCAGCGGTCGCCCACGTACATCCTCGCCCTGCCCGAAAACGACCCTCTCGACAGGGCCGCCCGGCTCTTGCTCCCCGGCGCGCTGGCCAGGCGACTGATTCGCTTCAAGTGGATCCTGTCGGCATTTCTTCTCGCAACCCTGTGCCGGTGGTTCCCGCGGCTCGTCCGCGCCGTCATCCTCTGGCGGACGTCGCGCGAGCTACCGAGCGGCACCGGAATGAAGCCTCACTTCACCCCGAGGTACAACCCCTGGGAGCAGCGCATGTGTATCAGCCCGGGCGGCGACTTCTTCCGGTGCCTGCGCGCCGGCAAGGCCAGCGTGGAGACGGGCGTCATTGAGCAAGTAACAGAGAACACCATCAGGCTCGAGTCCGGCCGGGAACTACACCCAGACATCATCGTCACCGCCACGGGGTTGAAGGTCCAGCTCGCGGGGGGCATCGACGTCTCTCTCGACGGCAGGCCCGTCCACATGCTCGACTGCTACTCGTGGAAGGGATGCATGCTCGAGAACCTGCCCAACCTGTTCTATTTCATGGGATACGTCAACGCGAGCTGGACGCTCGGCGCCGACGCCACCGCCCAGCTCGTCTGCCGCCTTCTGAACAGGATCACGAGCGACGGCTTTGCGCACATAGTACCCCGGCTGAGCGAGGCGGAAAAGAGCACCATGTCCGAGCTTCCCTTTCTGCCTCTCAACTCAACCTACGTGCACAAGGGCAAGAATGTCTTTCCCAAGGTGGGCAACATCAACCCATGGCTTCCGCGATCATACTATTGGAAGGATCTCGCCAATGCATGGTGGGGAGACGTGCAAAGCGGGTTAGAATGGTCAAGATAG
- the LOC127321089 gene encoding uncharacterized protein: MGRVTIYRNRALGHEQLMHDYFAEVPTYPPRLFRRRYRMRRSLFVKIVTDCAAASDYFKRRRSAAGIMGFSGYQKISAAMRVLAYGIPADYTDEYLRIGQYTTTESVRRFAKLVIRLYGDVYLRAPNEEDTKRLMEMNEKRGWLGMLGSLDCMHWTWKSCPKTWQGKYCGKSRDATIVLEAVASEDTWIWHAFFGLPGTLNDINVLNRSPLFARLVSGDAPTCNYKVMNNEYSMGYYLTDGIYPEWATLVKSIKEKNGVPLTKKEALFTKAQEAARKDIERAFGVLQASFKGWGL; the protein is encoded by the exons ATGGGGCGAGTCACCATCTACCGGAACCGCGCTCTCGGCCACGAGCAATTGATGCACGACTACTTCGCGGAGGTACCGACATACCCACCACGCCTCTTCCGGAGAAGGTACCGAATGCGCCGTAGTTTGTTCGTGAAGATTGTCACCGATTGTGCAGCCGCCTCAGATTACTTCAAGCGTCGTAGATCCGCCGCCGGTATCATGGGGTTTAGTGGCTACCAAAAGATATCGGCGGCAATGCGGGTGCTCGCCTATGGCATACCCGCGGACTACACTGACGAGTATCTTCGCATTGGACAATATACAACCACGGAGTCCGTCCGTAGGTTTGCAAAATTGGTCATCCGGTTGTATGGTGATGTGTATCTTCGAGCACCCAACGAGGAAGATACAAAGAGATTAATGGAGATGAATGAAAAAAGGGGATGGCTGGGGATGCTTGGTAGTcttgattgcatgcattggacatggaaaagTTGTCCAAAGACATGGCAAGGCAAGTATTGCGGTAAAAGCCGTGATGCAACCATTGTGCTTGAGGCCGTGGCATCGGAGGACACatggatttggcatgcattttttgGTTTGCCGGGCACACTCAATGATATCAATGTGCTCAATAGGTCTCCTTTGTTTGCAAGATTAGTTTCCGGGGATGCTCCTACTTGCAACTACAAGGTCATGAACAATGAGTACTCAATGGGATACTATCTCACCGATGGCATTTATCCTGAGTGGGCAACTCTTGTGAAGTCCATCAAAGAGAAAAATGGGGTGCCATTAACCAAAAAAGAGGCTCTTTTCACCAAGGCACAAGAGGCTGCACGCAAGGATATTGAGAGAGCTTTCGGTgttttgcaagcaag TTTCAAGGGTTGGGGCTTATAA